One Methanolobus sp. WCC4 DNA segment encodes these proteins:
- a CDS encoding PAS domain S-box protein: MKEPVLLKNNKNNSLKIKNELEDIYGKVIVYDIDQESHAERHDLEDPGIFVCRIETDTDNIVEDAMRIAADNRSPILFILSSPEKCSYDRIASMEMVCYIKEPYTRNELKYSLKKAASSAKICEWNYQLLNDSIKDVLFSMGPTGKILYVSPSIEKLSGFTQEDVFNRDLKELVTEDTFTFISGLIGTFCSKLKTGEAVRPPVFDMEIIHKDGSTLWVELTINPVFDEDKNFRYFTGTMHDITEKKEVENELKERDEMFRLIAENANDVIWVLGTNGEVLYVSPSLKKLRGYTPEEIKHETMEERFTPESAKLVKETWASFFMRFRKGVIPDIPQKMEVEQPCKDGSTVWTELHINPVLNDEGNLKFFLGISRDISERRERAKELERQSQILDGIFDLAPIPIILLDGNGIIEKMNQACMRIQNINPETAIGKKAGEVFSCSNASYGDGCGANDECISCLFRNMELETLATKKNIYKREGIYTLQRPDGSQVKLHMQASTAYTNTLDSEKVIMSFENITQRKKAEEEIVRSKMEAEEASRTKSEFLATMSHELRTPLNAIIGYSQMLQEENFGSLTTKQQKFAKHVHTSGKHLLDLINDILDLSKVEAGKMELHYERFSVNHVMKNVYNIIAPLADKKEIDIDFLISEDINIYADKVRFKQILYNLMSNAIKFTHDNGNVYIKAETDNGTLKVSVADTGIGMSEKEQERLFTPFYQADSSTARKYQGTGLGLSIVKKMIELHDGTIEVESEAGKGSTFTFTLPVGRMN, translated from the coding sequence ATGAAAGAACCAGTCCTCCTCAAAAACAACAAAAACAATTCCCTTAAGATTAAAAACGAACTTGAGGACATCTATGGAAAGGTCATAGTATATGACATCGATCAGGAAAGTCATGCTGAGAGACATGACCTTGAAGATCCAGGTATTTTCGTCTGCAGGATTGAAACCGATACAGATAACATAGTAGAAGATGCTATGAGAATTGCTGCAGATAACAGGTCACCGATACTGTTCATCTTGTCCAGTCCTGAGAAATGTTCATACGACAGAATAGCCAGCATGGAAATGGTATGTTACATTAAAGAACCATATACCAGAAATGAGCTGAAATATAGTCTCAAAAAAGCTGCAAGCTCTGCAAAGATATGTGAGTGGAACTACCAGTTGCTTAACGATAGCATTAAAGACGTGCTATTCTCAATGGGACCTACCGGAAAGATCCTTTATGTAAGTCCTTCCATTGAAAAACTCTCAGGTTTTACGCAGGAAGATGTGTTCAACAGAGACCTGAAAGAACTTGTAACTGAAGACACATTCACCTTTATATCAGGACTAATAGGCACTTTCTGCAGCAAGCTAAAAACTGGCGAAGCTGTGAGACCCCCTGTATTCGATATGGAGATAATCCACAAAGATGGTTCAACCTTATGGGTAGAATTGACGATCAACCCTGTTTTTGATGAAGATAAGAATTTCAGGTACTTTACCGGAACAATGCATGATATCACTGAGAAAAAAGAGGTAGAGAATGAATTAAAAGAACGGGACGAGATGTTCCGCCTTATTGCTGAAAATGCGAACGATGTGATATGGGTACTTGGTACGAATGGAGAAGTACTTTATGTAAGCCCTTCACTCAAAAAGTTGAGAGGATACACCCCGGAGGAAATAAAGCATGAAACCATGGAAGAGAGATTCACTCCCGAATCCGCCAAATTGGTAAAAGAGACATGGGCAAGTTTCTTCATGAGATTCAGAAAGGGAGTTATACCAGACATTCCGCAAAAGATGGAAGTTGAGCAGCCATGCAAAGATGGTTCTACCGTGTGGACAGAACTGCACATCAATCCGGTCCTCAATGATGAAGGAAATCTTAAATTCTTCCTGGGGATCAGTCGTGATATCAGTGAACGTAGAGAACGTGCAAAAGAACTGGAGAGGCAATCCCAGATACTCGATGGCATCTTTGATCTTGCGCCAATACCCATAATATTACTGGATGGAAATGGGATCATTGAAAAGATGAACCAGGCATGCATGCGAATACAAAATATCAATCCGGAAACAGCGATAGGCAAGAAGGCCGGAGAAGTATTTTCCTGTTCAAATGCATCCTATGGAGATGGATGTGGAGCCAATGATGAATGCATCTCTTGTTTGTTCCGTAATATGGAGCTGGAAACGCTTGCAACAAAAAAGAACATCTATAAAAGAGAGGGCATCTATACCTTGCAACGACCTGATGGTTCACAAGTGAAGTTGCACATGCAGGCCTCTACTGCTTACACCAACACCCTTGATAGTGAAAAGGTCATAATGAGCTTTGAGAATATAACTCAAAGGAAAAAGGCAGAGGAAGAAATAGTCAGGTCAAAGATGGAAGCTGAAGAGGCAAGCCGCACAAAGAGCGAGTTCCTTGCGACCATGAGCCATGAACTCAGAACACCGCTGAATGCCATCATAGGTTATTCACAAATGCTTCAGGAAGAGAACTTTGGCAGCCTGACAACCAAACAGCAGAAATTTGCAAAGCATGTCCATACAAGTGGAAAGCACCTTCTTGACCTCATAAATGACATCCTTGACCTTTCAAAGGTTGAAGCAGGCAAAATGGAACTGCACTATGAAAGATTCAGTGTCAATCATGTCATGAAGAACGTGTACAACATAATAGCCCCGCTTGCAGATAAGAAAGAGATAGATATAGATTTCCTGATATCAGAGGACATAAACATATATGCGGATAAGGTCCGGTTCAAACAGATACTCTACAACCTTATGAGTAATGCCATAAAGTTCACCCACGATAATGGAAATGTGTACATAAAAGCAGAAACTGACAATGGTACTCTGAAAGTCTCAGTTGCTGATACCGGCATAGGGATGTCTGAAAAAGAACAGGAGAGACTTTTCACTCCATTCTACCAGGCAGATTCATCTACTGCAAGAAAATATCAGGGAACCGGACTTGGACTATCTATTGTAAAAAAGATGATAGAACTCCATGATGGAACAATAGAAGTGGAAAGTGAGGCTGGAAAGGGCAGCACATTCACCTTCACATTACCTGTTGGACGTATGAACTAA
- a CDS encoding DEAD/DEAH box helicase: METKVSEIFRGPYLSKEIRKSIKEMGFREATEIQQKCIPDILEGKDIIGQAQTGTGKTAAFGIPLIELLDPEKKKLQALVICPTRELADQVSEELTKLAKYIPEMRIASIYGGASIGSQINDLRSGVQIVTGTPGRIIDHLERETMQTDDIGIVVLDEADEMLNMGFREDIEKILNAIPDGRQTLLFSATMPEPILQLTEQYQKEPEHVKVTRKELTAPKVKQYYFEVKDNAKPEALKRLIEAENIKSALVFCNTKKTVDKLVIKLGSWGYPADALHGDIKQNKRERRMDRFKNEDIGILVATDVAARGIDVDNIEVVLNYDLPQESETYVHRIGRTARAGRPGLAYTFVSGKQIEKLNDISGITGTEIIKRETPSNRDIERIKEERIADDIRMMIRRGHLDKYDEFVAGIAGDDMNYRQIAAALAKMILRKER; the protein is encoded by the coding sequence ATGGAAACGAAGGTATCAGAGATATTCAGGGGACCTTATCTCTCAAAGGAGATAAGGAAAAGCATTAAGGAAATGGGTTTCAGGGAAGCTACTGAGATCCAGCAGAAATGTATCCCGGACATTTTAGAAGGCAAGGACATCATCGGACAGGCACAGACAGGTACAGGGAAGACCGCAGCATTCGGGATCCCGCTCATAGAACTTCTTGATCCTGAAAAGAAGAAACTGCAGGCGCTTGTCATATGCCCCACCAGAGAGCTTGCCGATCAGGTGTCGGAAGAGCTCACCAAGCTTGCAAAGTACATCCCCGAAATGAGGATCGCATCCATATACGGAGGAGCCTCGATCGGTTCACAGATCAATGACCTCAGATCAGGAGTACAGATAGTAACAGGCACACCGGGAAGGATCATCGACCATCTTGAAAGAGAGACCATGCAGACCGATGACATAGGGATCGTTGTGCTCGATGAAGCAGATGAGATGCTGAATATGGGATTCAGGGAGGATATAGAGAAGATACTCAATGCAATCCCTGATGGACGGCAGACATTGCTCTTTTCAGCCACTATGCCGGAACCCATACTCCAGCTTACCGAACAGTACCAGAAGGAACCGGAACATGTGAAAGTTACCAGGAAGGAACTGACCGCCCCAAAAGTGAAGCAGTATTACTTCGAAGTAAAGGACAATGCTAAACCGGAAGCACTTAAAAGGTTAATAGAAGCTGAGAACATCAAGTCAGCACTTGTTTTCTGCAATACCAAGAAGACCGTTGACAAACTGGTCATCAAGTTAGGTTCATGGGGCTATCCTGCAGATGCGCTTCACGGCGACATCAAGCAAAATAAAAGAGAGCGCAGGATGGACAGGTTCAAAAATGAGGATATAGGTATCCTCGTAGCAACAGATGTGGCCGCAAGGGGCATAGATGTCGATAACATAGAAGTGGTATTGAACTACGACCTTCCGCAGGAATCCGAGACCTATGTCCACAGGATAGGAAGGACCGCCAGAGCTGGCAGACCCGGACTTGCCTATACGTTCGTATCAGGAAAACAGATCGAGAAACTTAATGATATAAGCGGGATAACAGGAACAGAGATCATCAAAAGAGAGACCCCCAGCAACAGGGATATTGAAAGGATAAAAGAAGAACGCATCGCGGATGATATCAGGATGATGATCAGACGCGGACATCTGGATAAATACGATGAGTTTGTGGCAGGAATTGCGGGCGACGACATGAACTATCGCCAGATAGCTGCCGCACTTGCAAAGATGATACTCAGGAAAGAGAGATAA
- a CDS encoding RNA polymerase Rpb4 family protein produces MIVKEVLSEELLTLPEVKGMLHEIMEERLKDEEELGYELKKAINHAEMFSKTTPEKARELVNKLLELEKMKPEIAIRVADVMPQSRDELRSLYAKERFTLTDEELDQMLDLVEEAMD; encoded by the coding sequence ATGATAGTAAAAGAAGTTCTGAGTGAAGAGTTGTTAACCCTGCCTGAAGTCAAGGGTATGTTGCACGAGATAATGGAAGAGCGTCTCAAAGACGAGGAAGAGCTTGGATATGAACTAAAGAAAGCTATCAACCATGCAGAGATGTTCTCAAAGACAACCCCTGAGAAAGCAAGGGAACTTGTTAACAAACTCCTTGAGCTTGAAAAGATGAAACCTGAGATCGCCATCAGAGTAGCTGATGTCATGCCACAGAGCAGGGACGAGCTCAGATCACTCTACGCAAAAGAGAGATTTACCCTTACAGACGAAGAACTCGACCAGATGCTTGACCTTGTTGAAGAAGCAATGGATTAA
- a CDS encoding HemK2/MTQ2 family protein methyltransferase produces the protein MVTIEYRNAKVRLAEQVYDPAEDSYLLADTALEIVKDGMAVLEIGTGSGFVSAVLKANRDIRLIATEISPLAANCARSNRVDVIRTDMFSGLKAGKQFDVIIFNPPYLPTSEDEKVPGWLNYAFDGGVDGRKDIGPFMEQVADHLQPDGVVLLLISSLTGIDEVISEMEVHNFNAHVIASKKCSFEKLVVVEGRPIK, from the coding sequence ATGGTAACGATCGAATACAGGAATGCAAAGGTACGTCTTGCAGAACAGGTCTATGACCCTGCAGAGGATTCGTACCTTCTTGCAGATACAGCTCTTGAGATTGTGAAGGACGGCATGGCAGTCCTTGAGATAGGAACAGGCAGTGGTTTCGTATCTGCGGTCCTCAAGGCCAATCGGGACATCAGGCTCATTGCAACCGAGATCAGCCCACTGGCTGCGAACTGTGCAAGGTCCAACAGGGTCGATGTTATCAGGACGGACATGTTCTCCGGGCTTAAAGCCGGAAAGCAGTTCGATGTGATCATATTCAATCCACCATATCTTCCAACCTCTGAAGATGAGAAAGTGCCTGGATGGTTGAACTATGCATTTGATGGCGGTGTGGACGGGCGCAAGGATATTGGGCCGTTCATGGAACAGGTAGCTGACCATCTGCAACCTGATGGAGTCGTTCTGCTATTGATCTCATCACTTACAGGCATAGATGAGGTCATTTCAGAGATGGAGGTCCATAATTTCAATGCACATGTGATAGCCTCAAAAAAATGCTCTTTTGAAAAACTTGTAGTTGTAGAAGGCAGGCCAATTAAATAA
- the rsmA gene encoding 16S rRNA (adenine(1518)-N(6)/adenine(1519)-N(6))-dimethyltransferase RsmA, whose amino-acid sequence MVYDILRKYGIRGGYHDQHFLIDERILDRIVDAADIKPNETILEIGAGIGNLTERLMAKAGHVVAIERDPELVEVLIDRFGDTDKLTLIQGDVLKVDFPPFDKVVSNLPYSISSEITFKLFRYKFELGILMYQYEFAQRLVAHANSKDYSRLSVNAHYFADTSLIMKIPRGAFSPPPEVLSAVVEIRPRPADFEVLDEKYFLDLVTAAFGQRRKKVRNSLIRNKQLLGIDDMKEFINELPQDMLDKRPENLEPEQLAQLANMLIRHRDK is encoded by the coding sequence TTGGTTTATGACATATTAAGGAAATATGGTATCCGCGGCGGATACCATGACCAGCATTTTTTGATAGACGAACGCATCCTTGACAGAATAGTGGATGCTGCCGACATCAAGCCAAACGAGACCATACTTGAAATAGGAGCAGGTATCGGCAACCTTACCGAGCGGCTTATGGCAAAAGCGGGCCACGTAGTCGCCATTGAAAGGGACCCTGAACTTGTAGAGGTCCTCATAGACCGTTTCGGCGACACTGACAAGCTCACCCTGATCCAGGGAGATGTACTTAAAGTTGACTTCCCGCCATTTGACAAAGTTGTCTCCAACCTGCCATATTCCATATCTTCAGAGATAACCTTCAAATTATTCAGATACAAGTTCGAACTTGGAATACTCATGTACCAGTACGAGTTCGCACAGAGACTTGTGGCCCATGCCAATTCAAAGGACTACAGCCGTCTTTCTGTGAACGCACACTATTTTGCAGATACCTCACTGATAATGAAGATCCCACGAGGAGCTTTCTCACCACCTCCCGAGGTCCTGTCAGCAGTGGTTGAGATCAGACCCCGGCCGGCAGATTTCGAAGTCCTGGATGAGAAATACTTCCTTGACCTTGTGACCGCTGCCTTCGGACAGAGACGCAAGAAGGTCAGGAACTCACTCATCAGGAACAAACAACTACTGGGCATCGATGACATGAAAGAGTTCATAAATGAACTTCCGCAGGATATGCTTGATAAAAGACCTGAGAACCTTGAGCCTGAGCAATTAGCGCAGCTTGCCAACATGCTTATCAGGCACAGGGATAAATGA
- a CDS encoding DUF655 domain-containing protein — MTARGKPPEKEEFAWILDYLPYGSTDDKRPSYQKKPLVQGIGDKHFVLMELVPKEGKVPDIQSRVYIGDGDRDLVDHVKHRIGYNDLSHGAQLELPFILGTIVKHHEERFVQFFNDAHPITNRLHMLELLPGIGKKLMWAIIDERKKGKFQTLEELHERVGGVHSPEKLVVNRIIDEMKDDNIKYRLFTTPPRRPRSH; from the coding sequence ATGACAGCGAGGGGAAAACCACCTGAGAAGGAAGAGTTTGCATGGATCCTGGATTATCTTCCATATGGAAGTACTGATGATAAAAGGCCTTCTTATCAAAAGAAACCTCTTGTACAGGGAATCGGTGATAAGCACTTTGTCCTGATGGAACTTGTACCCAAGGAAGGGAAGGTACCGGATATCCAGTCCAGAGTATACATCGGAGATGGTGACAGGGACCTTGTCGACCATGTCAAGCACCGTATAGGTTATAATGATCTCAGCCACGGTGCACAGCTTGAACTACCATTCATTCTCGGGACTATTGTAAAACATCATGAAGAAAGGTTCGTCCAGTTCTTCAATGATGCACACCCGATAACCAACAGGCTTCACATGCTTGAGCTGCTTCCTGGAATTGGAAAGAAGCTCATGTGGGCGATCATCGATGAAAGGAAGAAAGGGAAGTTCCAGACACTTGAAGAGCTTCATGAAAGGGTCGGTGGAGTACATTCACCTGAAAAGCTCGTCGTGAACAGGATTATCGACGAGATGAAGGATGACAATATCAAGTACAGACTTTTCACCACACCCCCACGTCGTCCCCGTAGCCACTAA
- the trmY gene encoding tRNA (pseudouridine(54)-N(1))-methyltransferase TrmY: MKDFVIIGHKALTTGDFSLNDLPGSAGRMDILCRCINSALFLSHGMRRDVNVHLVLLGEPDPGKIVRFNGEKLKYLNPDERSSGSLIKKALAKDAIEYESQSTPGVYVRRGGLDTLLNEFKEAGRDIYYLREDGKDIREYEGLGTDAVFVLGDHMGVTEEEEEIIDGVAKQTLNIGPISLHSDHCMIIIHNELDRKEA; this comes from the coding sequence ATGAAAGATTTCGTTATTATCGGACATAAAGCATTGACAACTGGTGATTTTTCACTTAACGACCTGCCCGGTTCTGCCGGAAGGATGGATATACTGTGCAGGTGCATCAATTCCGCACTTTTCCTTTCACATGGCATGAGACGTGATGTCAATGTCCATCTTGTACTGCTGGGAGAACCTGACCCGGGAAAGATAGTAAGATTCAACGGAGAGAAACTGAAGTACCTCAACCCTGATGAGAGAAGCAGCGGGTCACTGATAAAGAAAGCGCTTGCAAAAGATGCGATCGAATATGAGAGCCAGTCAACACCGGGAGTATATGTACGCCGTGGCGGGCTTGACACTCTTCTTAATGAGTTCAAAGAGGCAGGAAGGGACATCTATTACCTGAGGGAAGATGGAAAGGACATACGTGAATACGAAGGCCTCGGAACGGATGCAGTGTTCGTCCTTGGAGACCACATGGGAGTCACGGAAGAGGAAGAGGAGATAATCGATGGTGTTGCGAAACAGACACTCAACATCGGCCCAATATCACTTCATTCGGACCACTGTATGATAATTATACATAATGAACTGGACAGGAAAGAAGCATAA
- a CDS encoding 2-oxoacid:ferredoxin oxidoreductase subunit beta yields MVSIEDYGKYETAWCPGCGNFGILKAIKQALVNLGKEPHEVLIASGIGQSSKLPHYLKCNAFNGLHGRSLPPATGAKVANHELTVLAVTGDGDCYGEGGNHFLHTVRRNPDITMIVHDNQIYGLTKGQASPTSEIGMKTKVQTHGVFNMPLNPLSLAISLDCSFVSRGYAGNIPHLTSLIEKAIQHKGLSLVDVLQPCVSFNKLNTFNWYSERVYEMEDTGYELNDRVKAFERSLEWGDRIPLGVFYVNDKPSFEEHQEVLQSGPLYRNKPEKEKIDPLIDSFI; encoded by the coding sequence ATGGTCAGCATAGAGGATTATGGTAAATATGAAACAGCATGGTGTCCGGGATGTGGCAATTTCGGTATACTCAAGGCCATAAAGCAGGCACTTGTCAATCTTGGAAAGGAGCCCCACGAAGTGCTGATCGCTTCCGGTATAGGACAGTCCAGTAAACTTCCTCATTATCTCAAATGTAATGCATTCAATGGCCTGCATGGACGTTCATTACCTCCTGCAACAGGTGCCAAGGTTGCCAACCATGAACTTACGGTACTTGCGGTCACTGGTGACGGGGACTGTTATGGTGAAGGAGGAAACCACTTCCTGCACACTGTCAGGAGGAATCCCGATATAACAATGATAGTGCACGATAACCAGATCTATGGTCTTACCAAGGGTCAGGCATCGCCCACCAGTGAGATCGGCATGAAGACGAAAGTGCAGACTCATGGTGTGTTCAACATGCCACTCAATCCTCTGTCATTGGCTATATCCCTTGACTGTTCTTTTGTGAGCCGTGGATATGCGGGTAACATCCCACACCTGACATCACTTATAGAAAAGGCGATACAGCACAAAGGCCTATCTCTTGTGGATGTACTCCAGCCATGTGTCTCCTTTAACAAGCTGAATACCTTCAACTGGTATTCTGAAAGGGTGTACGAGATGGAGGACACAGGCTATGAGCTGAATGACCGTGTGAAGGCATTTGAGAGGTCCCTTGAATGGGGTGACAGGATCCCGCTGGGCGTGTTCTATGTGAATGACAAACCAAGTTTTGAGGAACATCAGGAAGTGCTACAGTCTGGTCCACTATACAGGAATAAACCTGAAAAAGAAAAGATCGATCCGCTTATCGATAGCTTCATCTGA
- a CDS encoding tRNA pseudouridine(54/55) synthase Pus10: MSILETAKKIIEEGPICDHCMGRQFAKLSTGLTNVERGQAIKLSLVMEGDALFKESGDESLLEGLANSSPYARRSLKIENEDEKCWVCLGIFENLDIWADRAVESIGDREYSTFLVGTKVSGLIGENEEILWSECGITHAEQFKTEMNREVGKLIAARTGKEVAFERPDILVTLDIAEGSTSVQVKSLYIQGRYRKLVRGIPQTRWPCRGCGGRGCEQCDNTGKQYPESVDELIGAEVVKAANGTDTKFHGAGREDIDALMLGTGRPFVVEAVNPTIRSVDVWELEKKINDFADGKVEVEGLKIVEKAVIETLKSSKADKVYNLKVTFKEPVSTDKLKDAIDSLIGAQIHQRTPQRVAHRRADLVRKRNVHDMQLIEKTDEYAIIEVHCDGGLYVKELTSGDDGRTEPSLTGKLGIQATVAELNVVKVDI; the protein is encoded by the coding sequence ATGAGCATACTTGAAACCGCTAAGAAGATAATTGAAGAAGGACCCATCTGCGACCATTGTATGGGCAGGCAGTTTGCCAAGTTATCCACCGGCCTTACCAATGTTGAAAGAGGACAGGCCATCAAACTGAGCCTTGTCATGGAAGGAGACGCTCTTTTCAAAGAGAGCGGTGATGAGTCACTGCTTGAAGGACTGGCAAATAGCAGCCCTTACGCCCGAAGGAGCCTGAAGATAGAGAATGAGGACGAGAAATGCTGGGTATGCCTCGGAATCTTCGAAAACCTTGATATCTGGGCGGACAGGGCCGTAGAGAGCATAGGTGACAGAGAATATTCGACATTCCTCGTAGGCACAAAAGTGAGTGGTCTTATAGGCGAGAACGAAGAGATACTCTGGAGCGAATGCGGGATCACGCATGCAGAGCAGTTCAAGACCGAGATGAATCGCGAGGTCGGTAAGCTCATAGCAGCACGTACGGGAAAAGAGGTGGCTTTTGAAAGACCTGACATCCTGGTGACGCTGGACATTGCAGAAGGATCGACAAGCGTGCAGGTCAAATCACTTTATATCCAGGGAAGATACAGGAAACTTGTCAGGGGCATCCCACAGACCAGATGGCCATGTCGCGGTTGCGGCGGCAGGGGTTGTGAACAATGTGATAACACCGGGAAGCAATACCCCGAATCCGTTGATGAACTGATAGGTGCAGAGGTCGTAAAGGCAGCAAATGGAACGGATACGAAGTTCCACGGTGCAGGGCGCGAGGATATAGATGCTCTGATGCTTGGAACGGGAAGGCCTTTCGTTGTCGAGGCGGTCAACCCGACCATCCGCAGTGTGGATGTATGGGAACTGGAAAAGAAGATCAACGATTTCGCCGATGGAAAGGTAGAGGTTGAAGGACTTAAGATCGTGGAGAAGGCAGTAATTGAGACCCTGAAGTCCTCAAAGGCGGATAAAGTTTATAACCTTAAAGTTACATTCAAAGAGCCTGTTTCCACGGATAAACTCAAAGATGCTATAGACTCCCTTATCGGAGCACAGATACATCAAAGGACCCCGCAGCGTGTAGCGCACAGGCGGGCAGATCTTGTCCGAAAACGAAATGTCCATGATATGCAACTCATTGAGAAAACAGATGAGTATGCCATTATAGAAGTTCACTGTGATGGCGGCCTGTATGTCAAGGAACTTACGTCAGGGGACGATGGAAGAACTGAGCCAAGTCTCACAGGAAAACTGGGAATACAGGCTACAGTGGCTGAACTCAATGTAGTGAAAGTCGACATATGA
- a CDS encoding 50S ribosomal protein L21e, with the protein MATSHGEKHGTRYKLKKTSRERGLSPISKAIQEFDNGQMVHIDIDPSIQKGMPHARFQGKTGKVTGQRGRAFVLEIRDGKAMKEIISLPQHLKPQKY; encoded by the coding sequence ATGGCAACATCACACGGTGAAAAACACGGTACAAGATACAAGTTGAAGAAGACTTCAAGAGAAAGAGGACTCTCACCTATCAGCAAGGCGATCCAGGAGTTCGACAACGGTCAGATGGTCCACATCGACATCGACCCAAGCATCCAGAAAGGAATGCCACACGCAAGGTTCCAGGGCAAGACCGGTAAGGTAACCGGACAGCGCGGACGTGCCTTTGTCCTCGAGATAAGGGACGGAAAAGCTATGAAAGAGATCATATCCCTTCCACAGCACCTGAAACCACAGAAGTACTGA